Below is a genomic region from Drosophila kikkawai strain 14028-0561.14 chromosome X, DkikHiC1v2, whole genome shotgun sequence.
GGCGGCTTGCGACTCTCAACCACCGCTGACTCACCTGCTCTTCGGTGTGGTCTATCTGCTTGCTGACTTCTTTGAGGCGCTGCAAGACCTTCTTCTGCTTCTCCCGCATCAGCGGAAAGTCAATGTTGGCCGCCAGTGGCGAGGATTGGACAATGTCCCAGGCCTTGAGCACACCGGAGGTGACCTCCTTGACCACATGGATGATGTCCAGTACATCCTCGATCAGCGCCTCTGCCGGTGTCGGTTGATGCAGTGATATCAGAGTTACCAGCAGCAGGGGAAGTCCCCATTTCCTAAACTCCATCATGGCGGGcggcggtgtgtgtgtgttatttgTTTGCTTACAATCTGATCGGAGGGGCGCCTTAAatattatgtttaaatttcGCCAATACAGGAATTGtttacacacacgcacactctccctcacacacagacacacacacagcctaGCACGCAACTGCGCCCGCTGAAAATCGAAACGCGAATGAATACGGCCGCTATAAACAACAGAGAGTTCAGTTTGGCTCGGTTTCTGGGGCTCGAATTTGAATCGCTACTGCGCTGCCTCCGAGATTGATTAAAAAATGAGATGAAATGCGATGTGtctgtgtttttctttttctgccCCTTGCAGACTCAGACACTCTgacgcacacacaaacacatgaAGACACGCTCTTTTTCGTTGTTGCCTTTTGCTTTATGCTTTGTCACCAATGGTTCTTTTGTTGGTGGggggaagagagagagagagagagcggtgGCAGCCAGCAAACATAGGTCACAGCATTAGTGCGAGCAGGCTGGCATGCTTGGCGAGCACATCAGCTGGGGCTCTCAGAGAGTTGACTTCCCAAAACGAGTTTTGATAACTCGGTGGCTCTGTGCTATCGGCCATCGATGTGTCACATCAGTTTTGATAGCTGCGGTATATCGGTAATCGTGGCcgttatttctttatttttttttgtaatgatCAAGTTTCTTGTTATCACCTTGCAgagtattatattttttgtcgcAAAGTTTGAAAACCAGTGAAGGAGtcttttccgaccctataaatcatatatattcttgatcagcattaaaagctGAATCGTTTTAGCCATCtctgggggaaaaaaaaaattgctcttttttttctcaaaatttgataaggggttacatcattaaattgataaaaaattggcaaaaaattaaatttaaagaaaccATAAATACAGTATGCagattcttaatttttttttaattttttattttataggctcaatatcttaagaatattgtgtccaagttttaaaTCGATCATAGGAatattgacgaagttatgcagatTTGAACAAAGGTCGCTtagtgttcaatgcatgagaatcacaaagtttaaagcactctcctgaaaaatgaaatttggaacataacttctatAGGTAATTGTACAGGTActcacgtcgagctttttttaaatttttattttattatattttttatttaacaaattaactaattttttttagtcaaaaatcggggttttgacttcaaattttgataaaaaatcggaaaaaaaattttaaaaataaaaacgctttgtgaatacctcgggacacttatccttcaACGAATGAGGCATAATTTTTGGggatcggatgattctgtggacagtaaggatgtacaccgcaaacaaactttttttggaggcgactcgcgagattccctataactcctctacctctaaatatttttcaatacaaaatttatcaaaaactgttcaaatgttgttttattatatggtattcgttaagctaactttagcagtttcgccacaacattttattgaaaagtgggcatttttgcaccgaattaaccttactcCCCCTTAAGCTAATAAAAACTAGCACAAAAACGCTTtctgaattgaatttaatgcattctTGGCTAGTTgtacatttttgaaattttttgtaatccaaaaattataaaaaaaatgtacaaatttttttaaattgtattaaaaattaaaaaaaaaaatggtaaaattgtaaataaagtatgcagatttattaaattttgaattgaaattaatgctttttgatcgagttatatttttaaatgtgctccttaaaaaaatctttagcTGATTATAGGaagttattttaatataaacagaTTTTATActacaagaaaatatttttgggtgAAGGAGCTATtaccgaccctataaatcatatacatatattcttgatcagcatcatcagcagAATCGTTTTAGTATGTCCGAAGGAAATTCAGTTTTTAGCCATTGTttttacatcgttaaaataatcaaaaaatcacccaaatttttaatttgaaaaaattataaatggaATATGCAGGTTTTTTatactaataaaaactaacataaaacCAGTTCccgaatttaaattattgaatttagCTTAGTTATGAACAATTTCAAATTCGATACCCTTATGAATATGGCATGAAACAGGttgtattttcatatatattcatCAGGTTATCGAATTTGACATTTATTAGCGGCTTTCCTTGATCCTTTCCTTCCTGCCcccttcttgtttttatttaaattataacttttaacTGAATTTCCTCTCCAATTGCCTCTTTGCAGAGCTTCTTTTACGAGATTTTGGCCGGAAAATGGGTGCGCAATGGACTGCAGATCAAGGGCCAGGCGATGACCTACATCCAGGCGAATTTCTGCAACTCGATGGCCGACATGGATCTGTTCTTTCTGCAGATCTGCGCCACCAACCTGCCGCAGTACTTCTTCCTGCAGAAGACCATCGAGCTGTTCGACGTGGCCCAGTGGCTGGAGACGGCGCCGCTGAAGCAGACGCAGAAGACGGAGCAGTCGTCGATGCTGGAGGGCTTCCTCACCTTCCTGGCCACGCTGGTCACGAGTCGCACCAATCTGGGCAACGACGAGGCCACACAGTGCATCATCGAGATCAGTGCGCTGCTCTCCACGGAGAACAAGACGCACTCGCAGCTCCTAGAACTGATGCCAGAGCGGTCGGGCAATGTGCACACCAAGAACTTTGAGACCTTCCTCAAGAAGCTGTCTGTGTACAAGGCGCCGTCGAGCGGCAGCGAGAACCTGGAACAGGGCCTGTTCACGCCCATCGATGAGGTGTGGGAGAAACATTACGATCCCCTCCATGTCCTCCTGCGGGCCGTGCATCGTCGCGACTTCCAGTCGTCGCTGGATCGCTTCACCAACTATGTGAAAAGCAAGGACAAGATGCCGGCGAGCGGTAATCTCTGGCCGCCGTTCCGCCTGCCGCAGGCATTGCCCGCCACCAGCTCCTTCAGCGATCCCTGTCGCATCCTCAATTCGCGCGTCTTCCACTCCACCATCCTGTCGATCCTCTTTCGTGCCGTCCACACGCGCGATGTCTCGGAGCATGTGCTGGCTTTGGCCATCTTTCTGCTCGAAATTGCCGTGGAGACCAGCGAGGATGTGGGTGGCAGTGGCGTTAGTGGCAGCGGTGctccgcctgctgctgccatGGTGGAATCATCGGGCGGCTCAGGCTATCATCATGGCTACGGCTCTGGCTGCCAGGAGCCACCGAAGCTGTTTCAGTGCTATCCCACGGACAACCTCAGCTGCAATCTCCGTCAGATGGTCAAGAAGGTGTCGCTAAAGTCGCGCGACCCGCAGGTGGTCACCTCCAGCTACCGCTCCAATCCGTTCTACTCGGATCTTGACTTTGATGTGGACGCGGACCCGGAGCAGGCGTTGCGCATGATTGGTCAGTCGGAATCTGAGGGCGAAGATGCTACAAGAGGAGGcgctggaggaggagctggcgCCATCGGTGGTGGACTGGCCGCAGCGGGCGGTGTTAGAGGACGGAGTGTATCAGAGGCCCTGGCCCTGATGCGAGTGCCTGGCATGGAGGTGGCCCTGCCGCCTGATCTTTCGGTGGTCGCCGAAACGGGCGTTGTGATCCGCCAGGACAGCAACGAAGATGAGCTGCTAAGAGATGGCGATGATCATGCCATGGACATGAGTCCAGCCGCCGCCCTCGACTTTCACTTTCCGCTGCAGCAGATTACGTTACCGGAGAGCGGCATGGAGGTGGCCATACGCCGGGATCTCCTGCTAGCCGAGACGAACAATGggggaggaggcggcggcggagctgGAACTGGTACCGGACccggagctggtggagctgttGGTGGTATCACACATACACCGGCGGCCAGCAATGAGATGTTCTCCCCGACCACGCCCACGGGCAGTGGCATGCTGCTGCCCTTCCAGCGGGTCCAGCCCGTGGCCGTGCCAAGCAGCAGCGTCAACATGGACATTGTGCCATCGAATgtcggcggtggcggtggcggcggtggcagtAGCTTCACCTCGGGCGTCAGCGGCGCCGTCGGCactggcagtggcagtggcggTGGCCGGCGGATGAACTATGAGGCTGGCGGAGCCCGCAAACGATCTGTGGACATTGCCATCGGCGGTGGCAGCAACAAAGATGAGCTGAATCTGGACGAGAGCAtactgtcgctgctgctgaagTTGCACTCGCAGCTCTCGGGCACCCTGGATAGCTTCTCGTTGAGTGATGGCGAGGAGCGAGCCGAGGATTCCATGGATGTGGACTGCAATGAGGCCAGCACCTCGAGCACCGCCTTGGCTGAACGCGGACGTGGCAGTGCCAGCGGCGGCAGGCGCAACTACAAGAACATCCACGTGTCCACCTCGCGGATCGGCGACGGACCCTTCTTCATTGGCAATCTGCTGCGCAAGATAGCCAAGCAGGACGAGCTCTGCGCCCAGAGCATCGACGAGATCCGTGCCCGCTTGTGGCCCAACCAGCGGGAGAAGCAGGCGGAGGCCAAGGCTCGCGAGAccaaggaaaaggaggagCGTCGCAAGAAGGCGCGCGAGCGCCAGCAAAAAATGATGCAGGATTTTGCCAACAAGCAGAAGCAATTCATGCAATCTGCGGCCGCGGCGGCCAGCAGCATGGACTACGGCCTGGAGGatgacgacgaggaggagctgtaCGAGGAGCAGCCGCGCGAAAAGGAGTACGACTGCATCATCTGCAATTGCACCACGCCCAGCACCGAATCGAATCCCATCGGCCTGGTGGTGCTGGTCGAGTCCAGCGGGATCGTTGGCCACCGTCGGCGCATACCCGAGaggctgcctctgccgctaaACGTTGAGGATGAGTACCAACTGGCGCATGCCACCCGCCTGGCCGCCGAATTTGGACGCCGCACAGAGCTGCTCAGCATGAAGTTCGGCGACGAATCCTGGTATCTCTCCAACAACATGGCCTACGACAACGGGGTCCATGTGCAGTCGTGTGGCCATCATGTCCATCTTGGCTGCCTGGAGGCATACCTCAAAACGCTGTACACCACCCAGCGTCAGCCTGTGCAGGATCGCGGTGAGTTCTACTGCCCGGTGTGCCGGCAGCTCTCCAACTCGGTGCTGCCACTCAGCCCGCAGCTGGACAGGCCCACGCATCTGGTGCGCTCGGGTAATCAGCCCTTTGAGCGCCTCGTGGCCGACCTAACCGATCTTATCAAGGAGAACGAGACGATTCCGGTGAGTATATAGAGCACAGGGATACCTTAAAGATGCATTCTAATAATTTCCTTTTCCAATTCTCACCTTTAGCAGCCCACAAAGCTAACAGAGGCCATGGGCCATGCCATGGAGGTGATGACCAATATAGCCCAGCGCAAGGTCAAGTGCGCCTCCATCACCTTCCGCAAACTGTTCATCTTTGTGACCTCGATTGCCCGCACCAACCTGGAGGCGGAGATCATACAGCGTGGGGGATCGCTATGCTCGGCGAATGCCACGCGTTACAAGCCGAAAAGGGACTGCATTGTGCCGCTGCTGCATGTGCTGTCAGTGCATGTCCGGGTGCTGGTGGAGTGGCCTCTGTGGAGCAGCTGGGCCTCCTTGGCTGGTTTGCCTGTAAGCGAAACGGAGCCTTTGCCGGCGCACTGCCTGGAGCTGATACCCAGCCTGCTGGCAGATCCCATAGCTTTGCTGCTGAAGTTTATACTGCTGGCGCCGCTGCATCTCGATCAGGGTGAGTCTTTATGGTGTCCATTAATTGATTCCTATAATCCTCTCCTGCTCTCTCCTCCCCAGACTACTTTACCTGCATGGTGAAGGTGATGTACAACCTGTTGTACTATCAAATAGTGGTCCAGCTGTGCGTCACTCTCACGGATCTCGAGTGCGATCACATACTGGCCACCTATGGGAGCAGTAGCACCAGCGACAGCGATGGCAGTGCCTCTGGGGAGGCCTCTGCCACGTACACACGACGCCGCCTTGGCcaccatcatcagcagcaacagcaggtcAACTCCTCACAGCTGGGCAAGGCCATGGCCTTGGTCTTGGGACACACCAACAAGCTGTCGCATCTGCGACGTGACAGTATACCCAGCACCAGCAGttcggcggcagcagcagcagcggccgccTCGACATCCTCCGTTGttacctcctcctcctcctcatcatccGAGGTCAACCTCAAGTCCATGGAGCTGCAACTGCAGACGCTGTGCCTGCCCTTTCTGCGTGTGGCCGCTTTGCTGCGTCAGCATCTGTATCACCACGAGATGCCAGAGATATCGGCGCCACCGCTGGAGTTTGTGCGTCTCGTGTACTACCTGGAACTGGTCACCGACTCCATGGACTGGGATTGCTTCAATGCCAGCAAGGGTCTGTGCTTTATACCCGGCACCGAGCAGACGCTGCCGCAGTTCTGGTGCCAGCAGCTAATGGACGTGCGTCCGCCCACGGATACGGTGCGGGAGCTGGTGCTCATCAATCAGCATTCGTTGTGGCAGCAGCCGCGACTCCTCGAGCTGCCGCGCGAGTACGAGCGCTTGTTTACGGTGAGTTAACGAACCTTAAGGTTGGATTAGGATCTGGAATTAAAAGGCTTTGTGTCTTTCGACAGTACTACCATGAACGGCCCTGCCTCAACTGCTACAAGGTGCCCAAGGAGAGCTCCATCTGCCTGCTGTGCGGGACGATTGTGTGCCTCAAACAGAACTGTTGTGCGGAGAATGACTGCTGCGAGGCGGTGCGGGTAAGTGCCAgctattaaattattattatattatatatattttttttatatatatatttttttatatattttttttatgtatatttttttatatatatgtttttttttaaatatttttttaatatatatattttgcctatattattaatatattattattcttatttgtTTAGCACACCCTATcctgcggcggcggcattgGCATCTTCCTGGTGGTCACCTCGACGTACATCATCGTCATACGAGGCCGTCGTGCCTGCCTGTGGGGCTCCCTCTACTTGGACGACTTTGATGAGGAGGATCGCGATCTCAAGTGAGTGTTTCCCTGCGACGATTCATCTATGATGTGTTCCATCTATCGATGCAGCATCGATATGGGGATACTTTTGGTTAATCCTTCCTAGTTACAAACCTTGGCTTAACTCCTTCCTCCCCTGCAGGCGCGGCAAACCGTTGTACTTGAGTCAGGATCGCTTCAACCTGCTGGAGTCGCAGTGGCTGTCGCACAAGTTTgcccacacaaaacacacctgggtattccatcgggatcTCTTGTGAAATATGGAAGACTTACTGCGCAGCATACAGGAGCTGGTTGGCCAGATCTAAGCGAAACACTGAAGCTGCAATGGGCCGCTCCCAACCTAGTCGAACCACTCAGCCCGAAGCTCCTccgacacacacacgcacacaatcTCCAAATCTCCAATCATCCAAATCTCCAATCATCTCCAGCCTCTTTCACCTCCGTCCCCATCgtgtttcctttttattttctatgttGTTtgcggaggaggagaaggaaggTGGGGAGTAGGAGTAGGATATGCCAGGCAATCTCTTGTGTCCACGTCACCAAGCACCTTAGAAAGCAACCCTGGCAATTTACAGTTAATTGATATTACACACGCcctttatacatatattacaaGCATACTTCTAATACGAATACGAAACGCAGCCACATAAAGGATTTATGTCAGCAAATCTCCGGTCAGAAAAGAAGGAAACGTTTAGCAAGAAATCTAGTAcgacttataaatatatatatatatataataaatatataaatatgctaTATGAAGAAGCAAGGAAGCGGCGAAGGAGTTCAGTTTCAGTCGGTCTCTCTAAAGATAAGTCTTAGGACCTTAActctatagatttttttttccccttaggtaaaagcaaaggcaaaagAGATCGAGTAACGAGTaaaccaacaacaaacacaaaaaaacacactaCCGACACAtgaaatattatcaaaattgTCTACGTTTTTGGCCTCATGAGATTGTGCAtgtaaaaaatgaataaaaagaaattttatatagttaatatatatatataaaatataactaaagTTAATGCAAcgttaaaaaaacaaaaaaagaaattacaCAAATAAACGAAAAGCGAATTGTGAATTGCGTAGAAATTAGTTTGCATAACACAcactttatattatattattaaacataTTATAGACGTTATGTAATAAGTCGAGACAAGGAAGGAGGCGAAGAAGAGCTAGGTGAATTTTGTTGTCTTACGTTTTCCCCCCCTCAAACTTGGCACCCTCCTTGCTTACACCCGGAAGTGATTCCCAGATCTAAAGAGCTCTCTTTTTGGATTTCCAGGGGATTACACAAGAGAACGTCCTAGCAATTAAATACATCTGtaaatttaaggtttttgaagttgtgaaatttatttgtaattaaagcaaaaaattcagcgaaactaaaaaaaattaaaagaaaaaggttGTCGTAAATTGGTGTTTCCATCGAATTCTAGAGCAATTATTTGGTTTAAACGAGTTTTTATAGTATGAGTTTCCTTtcaaaaaagagaaaagac
It encodes:
- the Ubr3 gene encoding E3 ubiquitin-protein ligase Ubr3 isoform X1 is translated as MDEDDNLSNADISIEDEEAVELEREAMEEEDAEASDVDLSSVYVLPHSNAPIAVMGTSMNATTRTTGGGNGNGTTSGGAASAVAAAAAVAGASMTTNASTASNSHSPFHDWDSSVAAATPPPPPPRAASAASAAAGGAAAAGSGTGSGSGAPGGDAGAKASFFFGASSFSLRSRKEVAALINTECCRGGPTPDLDSIMDTLFNPGTPIDNPDNIEWIRWLIAGGRTPQEFVKIVRSYDNHAKCGLVWVPHVVAYRCRTCGISPCMSICRDCFKKGNHANHDFNMFLSQAGGACDCGDTSVMKAEGFCSDHGINNRVNRDPVPNNLLAVAEAIMPKLLFRLLQHFREHSDTTIQVHAMTSYLCEEFANMLIDLNNMGEIMRKVMTRTLINPEVYAYFMEAPCLDTRNGRFLKANREKYEDAVNRFPNPEPPDEYRDLPALGDTLVHTTLLEEFIFWTFKFEFPQTLVCFLLNMLPDQDYKEHLTRTFVMHYSRIPSVLEMSRDPDTLSNRVVHMSVQLFSNESLALKMVNELSLLHVMIISLKLMMSKILIQNTLHDPSKNFHFVIDCTRQVMKDHCYWPLVSDFNNVLSHESVALVFLRDDNLIDMWFQFLQMLQGMNVNVRETASHVEFEPNSYYAAFSCELEASAYPMWSIISHLQDGTHAHLAKKIINYCVTTLHEWLDSIYFMEAHLSLEEMMQASFHFPLHRYLAAFVCQAVTKMGISLSEVLPSRPYLLPLLMIHPLRVQSFFYEILAGKWVRNGLQIKGQAMTYIQANFCNSMADMDLFFLQICATNLPQYFFLQKTIELFDVAQWLETAPLKQTQKTEQSSMLEGFLTFLATLVTSRTNLGNDEATQCIIEISALLSTENKTHSQLLELMPERSGNVHTKNFETFLKKLSVYKAPSSGSENLEQGLFTPIDEVWEKHYDPLHVLLRAVHRRDFQSSLDRFTNYVKSKDKMPASGNLWPPFRLPQALPATSSFSDPCRILNSRVFHSTILSILFRAVHTRDVSEHVLALAIFLLEIAVETSEDVGGSGVSGSGAPPAAAMVESSGGSGYHHGYGSGCQEPPKLFQCYPTDNLSCNLRQMVKKVSLKSRDPQVVTSSYRSNPFYSDLDFDVDADPEQALRMIGQSESEGEDATRGGAGGGAGAIGGGLAAAGGVRGRSVSEALALMRVPGMEVALPPDLSVVAETGVVIRQDSNEDELLRDGDDHAMDMSPAAALDFHFPLQQITLPESGMEVAIRRDLLLAETNNGGGGGGGAGTGTGPGAGGAVGGITHTPAASNEMFSPTTPTGSGMLLPFQRVQPVAVPSSSVNMDIVPSNVGGGGGGGGSSFTSGVSGAVGTGSGSGGGRRMNYEAGGARKRSVDIAIGGGSNKDELNLDESILSLLLKLHSQLSGTLDSFSLSDGEERAEDSMDVDCNEASTSSTALAERGRGSASGGRRNYKNIHVSTSRIGDGPFFIGNLLRKIAKQDELCAQSIDEIRARLWPNQREKQAEAKARETKEKEERRKKARERQQKMMQDFANKQKQFMQSAAAAASSMDYGLEDDDEEELYEEQPREKEYDCIICNCTTPSTESNPIGLVVLVESSGIVGHRRRIPERLPLPLNVEDEYQLAHATRLAAEFGRRTELLSMKFGDESWYLSNNMAYDNGVHVQSCGHHVHLGCLEAYLKTLYTTQRQPVQDRGEFYCPVCRQLSNSVLPLSPQLDRPTHLVRSGNQPFERLVADLTDLIKENETIPQPTKLTEAMGHAMEVMTNIAQRKVKCASITFRKLFIFVTSIARTNLEAEIIQRGGSLCSANATRYKPKRDCIVPLLHVLSVHVRVLVEWPLWSSWASLAGLPVSETEPLPAHCLELIPSLLADPIALLLKFILLAPLHLDQDYFTCMVKVMYNLLYYQIVVQLCVTLTDLECDHILATYGSSSTSDSDGSASGEASATYTRRRLGHHHQQQQQVNSSQLGKAMALVLGHTNKLSHLRRDSIPSTSSSAAAAAAAASTSSVVTSSSSSSSEVNLKSMELQLQTLCLPFLRVAALLRQHLYHHEMPEISAPPLEFVRLVYYLELVTDSMDWDCFNASKGLCFIPGTEQTLPQFWCQQLMDVRPPTDTVRELVLINQHSLWQQPRLLELPREYERLFTYYHERPCLNCYKVPKESSICLLCGTIVCLKQNCCAENDCCEAVRHTLSCGGGIGIFLVVTSTYIIVIRGRRACLWGSLYLDDFDEEDRDLKRGKPLYLSQDRFNLLESQWLSHKFAHTKHTWVFHRDLL